In Acropora muricata isolate sample 2 chromosome 11, ASM3666990v1, whole genome shotgun sequence, one DNA window encodes the following:
- the LOC136890019 gene encoding N66 matrix protein-like: protein MKASMTAVLLFFVLGVSNGRSRFSSSEVNDVGVDAENVTSPEKRFFWVWHRPARPSTHNTWNGGNNNNGNVNNNQNTGGGYGGSNSWNGGNGNNGGVSNNQQGDAASTEKRFFWVWHRPARPSTHNTWNGGNNNNGNVNNNQNTGGGYGGSNSWNGGNGNNGGVSNNQQGDAASPEKRFFWVWHRPARPSTHNTWNGGNNNNGGVNNNQNTGGGYGGSNSWNGGNGNNGGVSNNQQGDAASPEKRFFWVWHRPARPSTHNTWNGGNGNNGGVNNNQNTGGGYGGSNSWKGGNGNNGPVSNNQHG, encoded by the exons ATGAAAGCGTCTATGACAGCAGTCCTTCTTTTCTTCGTCCTGGGCGTCTCCAATGGACGTAGCCGCTTTTCAAGCTCCGAAGTTAATGATGTTGGTGTTGATGCTGAAAATGTTACAAGTCCCG AGAAACGTTTTTTCTGGGTGTGGCATCGTCCTGCTCGTCCAAGCACACACAACACTTGGAATGgcggcaataataataatggcaaCGTCAACAACAATCAGAATACCGGTGGCGGATACGGTGGAAGCAACTCATGGAATGGTGGGAACGGAAATAATGGAGGTGTATCCAACAACCAACAAGGCGATGCTGCAAGTACAG AGAAACGTTTTTTCTGGGTGTGGCATCGTCCTGCTCGTCCAAGCACACATAACACTTGGAATggtggcaataataataatggcaaCGTCAACAACAATCAGAATACCGGTGGCGGATACGGTGGAAGCAACTCATGGAATGGCGGGAACGGAAATAATGGAGGTGTATCCAACAACCAACAAGGCGATGCTGCAAGTCCAG AGAAACGTTTTTTCTGGGTGTGGCATCGTCCTGCTCGTCCAAGCACACACAACACTTGGAATggtggcaataataataatggcggCGTTAACAACAATCAGAATACCGGTGGCGGATACGGTGGAAGCAACTCTTGGAATGGCGGGAACGGAAATAATGGAGGTGTATCCAACAACCAACAAGGCGATGCTGCAAGTCCAG AGAAACGTTTTTTCTGGGTGTGGCATCGTCCTGCTCGTCCAAGCACACACAACACTTGGAATGGTGGCAACGGTAATAATGGCGGCGTCAACAACAATCAGAATACCGGTGGCGGATACGGTGGAAGCAACTCATGGAAAGGCGGAAACGGAAATAATGGACCTGTATCCAACAACCAACATGGCTAA